One window from the genome of Cucumis melo cultivar AY chromosome 12, USDA_Cmelo_AY_1.0, whole genome shotgun sequence encodes:
- the LOC103497100 gene encoding serine/arginine-rich splicing factor SR45a-like, translating to MSYSRRSRYSRSPSFKRSVSRSLSRSRSRSRSPSSDVENPGNNLYVTGLSPRITRRELEKHFSAEGTVLDVHLVADPLTRESRGFGFITMSSNDEAENCIKYLNRSVLEGRIITVEKARRRRGRTPTPGRYLGLRTVHVRRRSRSYSSRRSPSYSPYRRSSSRSTHYSSDRSRSRSRSINGHRRSYGSPYHRRSYSYSRRRYDSPYYRRRYDSPDYYRHHRSYSRSSSPYRRWSRDRSYSPYDYYSPDPYYRRHRYRSVSRSLSPKSRNGRHYSRSYSPEPRRRTLRNYSHSPSRESRRSYSRSISPERSRRSGSSVYSSSISPERGRSLRSRSCSHTPRRHESTRKRGYSSRSRSRSQSVTSRSVSPA from the exons ATGTCATACTCCCGAAGGTCTAGGTACTCCCGCTCCCCATCATTCAAACGATCTGTCTCAAGGTCTCTGTCGAGGTCAAGAAGCCGTTCAAG GAGCCCATCAAGTGATGTTGAAAATCCCGGGAACAATTTGTATGTCACTGGGTTGTCACCTAGAATAACTAGAAGAGAACTCGAGAAGCATTTTTCTGCTGAGGGGACA GTTCTAGATGTTCATCTTGTGGCCGATCCATTGACTAGAGAATCTCGTGGATTTGGATTCATTACCATGTCTAGCAATGATGAGGCAGAAAATTGCATCAAATATCTGAATCGATCTGTACTTGAAGGTCGTATAATTACTGTGGAAAAG GCTCGAAGGCGGAGAGGCAGAACTCCAACACCTGGTAGATATCTTGGACTTAGAACAGTTCATG TGAGGCGTAGGTCGCGAAGCTACTCATCTCGCCGTTCTCCCAGCTACTCTCCATATAGGAGAAGCTCTAGCCGCTCTACTCAttattcatctgaccgtagcaGGAGTAGATCCCGTTCCATCAACGGACATCGTAGATCATATGGTTCCCCTTACCATCGTAGATCATACTCTTATAGCCGGCGAAGATATGATTCTCCATACTATAGGCGACGATATGATTCTCCAGACTACTATAGGCATCATAGGTCATATTCTCGATCCAGCTCACCGTATAGGAGGTGGAGCCGCGACAGGTCATACTCACCTTATGATTACTATTCCCCTGATCCTTACTACAGAAGGCACAGGTACAGGTCAGTTTCTCGGAGCCTTTCACCAAAGTCAAGGAACGGCAGGCATTACTCCCGAAGTTACTCTCCTGAGCCTAGGAGAAGAACGTTGAGAAACTACTCTCATAGCCCCTCCCGGGAATCGAGGAGAAGTTATTCACGTAGTATTTCCCCTGAACGAAGCAGGAGATCAGGAAGTAGTGTCTATTCATCCAGTATTTCTCCTGAACGAGGCAGAAGCTTAAGGAGTCGCTCTTGCAGCCATACCCCAAGACGACACGAGAGCACACGTAAGAGAGGATATTCTAGTAGGAGTCGATCAAGAAGTCAAAGTGTAACTTCAAGATCTGTTAGTCCGGCTTGA
- the LOC103497101 gene encoding probable anion transporter 4, chloroplastic: MNSTIALGRPVHCRRFSGVPSPKPIIPEPAKFKLPSRSLQLSKRNCTGSLSSAGYLPVLGLRNGSSWVSGFVIPSRIGVSSNDAQFGSFAEDKDIESPSFFEFITSERVKVVAMLALALALCNADRVVMSVAIVPLSLSNGWSRSFAGIVQSSFLWGYFASPIAGGALVDYYGGKMVMGWGVALWSLATLLTPWAAETSLWALLAMRALLGIAEGVALPCMNNMVARWFPPTERARAVGIAMAGFQLGSAIGLVLSPILMSQAGIFGPFVIFGLSGFLWVLVWLSAISSTPDRNLQISKYELEYVLNKRQQPSVVENVPKKTVIPPFKRLLSRMPTWSLIIANAMHSWGFFVILSWMPIYFNTVYHVDLRQAAWFSAVPWAVMALMGYVGGLWSDGLIKSGTSVTLTRKIMQSIGFIGPGIALIGLTSARSASLASAWLTLAVGLKSFSHSGFLVNLQEIAPQYSGVLHGMSNTAGTLAAIVGTVGVGFFVEIVGSFQGFLLLTSALYFTAALFYIIFSTGKRVDFEETG; this comes from the exons ATGAACTCTACAATCGCTCTCGGCCGGCCGGTCCACTGCCGGCGGTTCTCCGGCGTCCCGAGCCCTAAGCCAATAATACCTGAACCGGCGAAATTCAAATTGCCTTCACGGTCTCTTCAATTAAGCAAGAGAAATTGTACCGGAAGCCTCTCGTCGGCGGGATATCTCCCCGTTCTTGGACTTCGGAATGGTTCGTCTTGGGTTTCTGGATTCGTTATTCCATCACGAATTGGAGTTTCCTCCAACGATGCTCAGTTCGGTTCGTTTGCTGAGGATAAGGATATCGAGTCGCCGAGTTTCTTCGAGTTTATCACGTCTGAGAGGGTTAAGGTAGTGGCCATGCTTGCTTTGGCTCTCGCGCTTTGTAACGCTGATCGTGTTGTTATGTCTGTGGCAATTGTTCCGTTGTCTTTATCCAATGGCTGGAGTCGATCTTTCGCCGGCATAGTTCAG TCATCGTTCCTTTGGGGTTATTTTGCTTCACCAATAGCTGGTGGGGCGCTGGTGGACTACTACGGTGGTAAGATGGTCATGGGCTGGGGGGTGGCTTTGTGGTCACTGGCTACACTTTTGACTCCTTGGGCAGCGGAAACTTCGTTATGGGCACTTCTTGCCATGCGTGCTTTGCTCGGCATTGCTGAAGGCGTAGCCCTTCCTTGCATGAACAACATGGTTGCCAG ATGGTTTCCTCCAACAGAACGAGCCAGGGCTGTTGGTATAGCAATGGCTGGATTTCAGTTAGGAAGTGCAATAGGACTCGTACTCTCTCCAATCCTAATGTCTCAAGCTGGTATATTTGGACCATTTGTCATCTTTGGGTTGTCAGGGTTTTTATGGGTTTTGGTATGGTTATCTGCAATATCTAGTACTCCCGATCGGAATCTTCAGATATCCAAATACGAATTGGAATATGTACTGAATAAGAGGCAACAACCTTCGGTGGTGGAGAATGTACCCAAGAAAACTGTGATTCCTCCTTTCAAGCGGCTACTTTCTAGAATGCCAACATGGTCTCTTATCATTGCAAATGCTATGCATAGTTGG GGGTTCTTCGTAATCCTTTCATGGATGCCTATCTACTTCAACACA GTGTATCACGTTGATCTCAGACAAGCAGCGTGGTTTAGTGCTGTTCCATGGGCTGTAATGGCACTGATGGGATATGTTGGTGGATTGTGGTCAGACGGGTTAATAAAAAGTGGTACCTCCGTTACTTTGACTCGAAAGATTATGCAG TCGATAGGTTTCATTGGCCCTGGGATTGCTCTGATTGGCCTCACTTCAGCCAGAAGTGCATCACTTGCATCCGCATGGCTGACTTTGGCAGTTGGGTTGAAATCTTTCAGCCACTCAGGTTTCCTCGTGAACCTCCAG GAGATCGCTCCACAATACTCCGGCGTGCTTCACG GCATGTCCAACACCGCCGGGACGCTTGCTGCTATTGTGGGAACAGTTGGGGTTGGTTTCTTTGTGGAAATCGTGGGCTCTTTTCAAGGATTTCTGTTGTTAACCTCTGCCCTGTATTTCACTGCTGCGCTTTTCTACATCATATTCTCTACCGGCAAAAGGGTAGATTTTGAAGAAACTGGTTAG